Proteins from a single region of Cryptococcus neoformans var. grubii H99 chromosome 5, complete sequence:
- a CDS encoding oxidoreductase, whose product MTAVNSNQGTGKLSGRVGIVGTGHRARLYTTAVASRANTSLVALCDTNDARMDWHNKMLREAGRPEAKKYAAEDFQKMLEQEKLDVLVVTTIDYTHDMYIIPALKAGIKVLSEKPMTTNVDKCKAILNAVDESNGSLTVLFNYRYNPIHWKVAEVISKGEIGEVKSVHFEWLLDTVHGADYFRRWHRYKDRSGGLMIHKSSHHFDLVNFWIQSVPQSVFGMGSLAFYGKENGKKSGWGRSYERARDAKEAENDPFAIHLGDEEGLKGLYFDAEHIDGYHRDMNVFADDITIEDDMSVLVHYESGVNMTYHLTAYSPWEGYRVMFNGTHGRLELEVVENAFRLPIPKGSNNASEHVHGDSALPNEGHSKIILHKLWQQPVNVPYQEAKGGHGGGDEAMLDEIFGPKEGEEERKCPVNGLSADQKDGALAMAVGLAANESFKSGKQVFIKELLGGTL is encoded by the exons ATGACTGCAGTCAACAGTAATCAAGGAACCGGCAAGCTTTCTGGGAGGGTCGGCATCGTCGGGACGGGCCATCGAGCCAGG CTCTACACGACAGCAGTGGCCAGTCGTGCAAACACCAGTCTGGTAGCGCTTTGTGATACCAACGATGCACGAATGGATTGGCATAACAAGATGCTTCGAGAAGCCGGCAGACCCGAAGCCAAGAAATATGCTGCT GAGGATTTTCAAAAGATGCTCGAGCAGGAGAAACTTGATGTGCTGGTGGTGACAACGATCGATTACACGCACGACATGTACATCATCCCCGCTCTGAAAGCTGGCATCAAAGTCCTCAGTGAAAAGCCCATGACGAC GAACGTGGATAAATGCAAAGCTATTCTCAATGCTGTTGACGAGTCCAACGGGTCCCTTACTGTCTTGTTCAATTACCGATACAATCCCATTCATTGGAAAGTGGCAGAAGTTATCTCTAAAGGAGAGATTGGAGAGGTTAAATCTGTTCACTTTGAGTGGCTACTT GACACAGTCCACGGTGCAGACTACTTCCGTCGCTGGCACAGATATAAGGACCGTTCTGGAGGCCTTATGATCCACAAGTCATCCCACCACTTTGATCTCGTCAACTTTTGGATCCAGTCCGTCCCCCAATCAGTGTTTGGCATGGGATCTCTTGCATTTTATGGCAAGGAGAACGGTAAGAAGTCAGGGTGGGGCAGGAGTTATGAGCGAGCAAGGGATGCGAAGGAAGCCGAGAATGATCCGTTTGCGATCCATTtgggggatgaagagggttTGAAGGGACTTTATTTCGATGCGGAGCATATTG ACGGGTATCACAGAGATATGAACGTCTTTGCAGATGATATCACaattgaagatgacatGTCGGTTCTCGTACACTACGAATCTGGAGTCAACATGACTTACCACCTCACTGCTTACTCC CCATGGGAAGGTTACAGAGTAATGTTCAACGGAACCCATGGTCGCCTCGAACTCGAAGTCGTCGAAAACGCCTTCCGTCTTCCTATCCCTAAAGGCTCTAACAACGCCTCCGAACACGTACACGGCGATAGCGCTCTACCCAACGAAGGTCATTCCAAAATCATCTTGCATAAACTCTGGCAGCAGCCAGTTAACGTGCCTTATCAGGAGGCTAAAGGTGGACatggtggaggtgatgaAGCTATGTTGGATGAAATTTTTGGTCcgaaggaaggggaggaggagaggaagtgTCCTGTGAATGGATTGTCGGCTGATCAGAAGGATGGAGCCCTCGCCATGGCTGTCGGATTAGCAGCGAATGAAAGTTTTAAGAGTGGGAAGCAAGTGTTCATCAAGGAGTTGCTCGGTGGTACTTTGTGA
- a CDS encoding glucosidase, translating into MSRYNDYRRYTRSSDSSSLPTTIQQYGPSASSTKPTDRLLPPARLSVSSASLDSRAKLAEVGSGASGEWGLMMTGPEEDDWMHNPDPIKNHNYDRGTIFTPRGLINVGCLVMLILCLVTLFAGYPIITHFTDTQIKTNGAYNIGGINSTGQVPLISNIPTVIDSDTPENVYTRTGFDGKTYSLVFSDEFEKEGRTFFPGDDPFWTGVDIHYWPTGDFEWYDPAAITTKDGHLVITLNQENIHDLNFRSGMLQSWNQICFQYSIYIETSVSLPGNNKVGGFWPGVWMMGNLGRPGYGATTDGTWPYSYDSCDYGTLANQTNPDGTGPEGALTSGSDDGPISYLPGQRMSSCTCQGEDHAGPDVTYGRGVPEIDVLEGQIDLSVNIGQVSQSAQFAPFDKGYEYLNTSKGAIQYDTDLTMWNSYKGGTYQEAVSSLTYIDSDNYVGTSGGFGIYGFEMFSDPNDRGSGYITWVANGKKSWTMYPAAVGPLSSMNIGQRLISEEPMAMVINFGMSNNFQAIDFSHLAFPSEMHIDYVRVYQRSEGRMGCDPDDRPTAAYIEKHANAYNNANFTTWAMAGYTMPKNSLIDSC; encoded by the exons ATGTCTAGATATAATGATTATAGGAGGTATACACGATCCTCAGATAGCAGTAGCCTG CCCACGACCATTCAACAATATGGTCCTTCGGCGTCTTCAACAAAGCCGACCGACCGCCTTTTACCACCAGCAAGATTGAGTGTTAGCTCAGCAAGCCTTGATAGCAGAGCAAAATTGGCTGAAGTGGGATCAGGAGCTTCGGGAGAATGGGGGCTGATGATGACCGGGccagaggaggatgacTGGATGCACAATCCAGATCCCATAAAAAATCATAAC TATGATCGAGGAACGATATTTACACCACGTGGTCTCATTAACGTCGGGTGCCTCGTCATGCTTATTCTGTGCCTGGTGACCCTTTTCGCAGGGTACCCGATCATCACCCACTTCACAGATACCCAGATCAAGACAAACGGCGCATACAACATAGGGGGTATCAACTCGACTGGCCAGGTACCTCTTATATCGAACATCCCTACTGTGATTGATAGCGATACACCAGAGAACGTGTACACGCGAACAGGTTTCGACGGGAAGACATATAGTTTGGTCTTTTCggatgagtttgaaaaggaagggagaacTTTTTTCCCTGGTGACGATCCTTTTTGGACTGGCGT CGATATCCACTACTGGCCAACAGGCGATTTTGAATGGTACGACCCTGCAGCAATCACCACTAAAGATGGTCATCTCGTTATCACACTCAATCAGGAAAACATTCATGACCTAAACTTCCGTTCCGGTATGCTTCAGTCGTGGAATCAAATATGTTTCCAGTACTCAATCTACATTGAAACCTCCGTTTCTTTACCGGGCAATAACAAAGTTGGCGGGTTTTGGCCCGGTGTATGGATGATGGGTAATCTCGGGAGACCAGGGTACGGAGCCACGACAGACGGGACATGGCCTTACTCATATGATTCATGCGATTACGGGACGCTGGCGAACCAGACAAATCCAGACGGCACTGGGCCAGAGGGAGCTTTGACATCTGGGTCAGACGATGGTCCCATTTCTTA CCTGCCGGGACAGAGAATGTCTTCGTGCACTtgtcaaggagaagatcaTGCAGGGCCAGATGTGACTTATGGACGTGGCGTACCAGAGATTGATGTCCTCGAAGGACAAATAGACTTGTCTGTTAACATAGGCCAAGTTAGCCAAAGTGCTCAGTTCGCCCCC TTTGACAAAGGATACGAATACCTCAACACCTCTAAAGGAGCTATTCAATACGATACAGACCTCACAATGTGGAACTCGTACAAAGGCGGAACGTATCAGGAAGCGGTATCATCTTTGACTTATATCGATAGCGATAATTACGTCGGGACTAGTGGTGGGTTCGGTATATATG GGTTTGAGATGTTTAGCGATCCCAACGATAGAGGTTCCGGTTACATCACATGGGTCGCGAACGGTAAGAAATCATGGACGATGTATCCCGCCGCTGTAGGACCCTTGTCCTCTATGAATATCGGTCAACGCCTGATATCTGAGGAGCCAATGGCAATG GTCATAAATTTTGGCATGTCCAACAATTTTCAAGCTATCGATTTTAGCCACCTCGCCTTTCCCTCGGAGATGCACATTGACTATGTGAGAGTGTATCAGCGgtcagaaggaaggatgggctGCGATCCCGATGATCGACCAACTGCTGCTTACATTGAGAAACACGCGAATGCGTATAATAACGCTAATTTTACGACCTGGGCTATGGCTGGTTATACTATGCCT AAAAACTCACTTATTGACTCTTGTTAA